A part of Desulfobacter sp. genomic DNA contains:
- a CDS encoding IS4 family transposase yields MLFCQVAQAKSLREISGGLACCMGKLRHLGVSSAPSKSTLSYANKNRSWQLFQDLFYDTFEFCRKHSPGGHKFRFKNKLLSLDSTTISLCLSLFPWAEFRRTKGAVKLHLLLDHDGYLPSYAYISNGKNHESKYAKRFPLAPGSIITMDRGYNDYSLFASWTAQDVFFVTRLKTNAAYEVLSERELPLRRNILSDEMIKFTGHNARKACPFILRRIVVWDADNQREIILLTNHYKFGATTISSIYKDRWQIELFFKAIKQNLRIKTFVGTSENALYTQIWTALIAMLLIKFLQLKSKFGWSLSNLIAFLRWNLFSYRDLWKWLDKPFETVPTTPPPVQMELPFKRF; encoded by the coding sequence ATGCTTTTCTGTCAAGTTGCCCAGGCAAAGAGCCTGAGGGAAATCAGTGGGGGCCTTGCCTGCTGCATGGGGAAACTGCGCCACCTCGGTGTATCCTCGGCGCCAAGTAAATCAACGTTGTCTTATGCTAATAAGAACCGCTCATGGCAGCTGTTTCAAGATCTTTTCTATGATACCTTTGAATTTTGTCGCAAACATTCACCTGGTGGTCACAAATTCAGGTTCAAAAACAAACTGCTTTCTTTGGACAGCACAACAATATCCTTGTGTCTCAGTCTTTTCCCCTGGGCAGAATTCCGTCGTACGAAAGGTGCCGTTAAACTTCATCTGCTACTGGATCATGATGGCTACCTGCCTTCCTATGCTTACATATCAAATGGCAAGAATCACGAATCCAAATATGCCAAAAGATTCCCGCTCGCACCAGGATCAATTATCACAATGGACCGTGGATATAACGATTACAGCCTGTTTGCTTCCTGGACAGCACAAGATGTATTTTTTGTGACCAGGCTGAAAACCAATGCAGCTTATGAGGTGTTATCAGAGCGTGAGCTACCTCTTCGGAGAAACATTCTCTCAGATGAAATGATCAAGTTTACCGGCCACAATGCCCGGAAAGCATGTCCATTCATATTGCGGAGAATCGTTGTTTGGGATGCGGATAACCAGCGGGAAATCATTTTGCTGACAAATCATTATAAATTCGGAGCAACCACCATCTCGTCTATCTATAAGGATCGCTGGCAAATCGAATTGTTTTTCAAGGCCATAAAACAGAATCTGAGAATCAAGACCTTTGTCGGAACGAGTGAGAATGCCTTGTACACACAGATTTGGACAGCATTAATTGCCATGCTGCTGATCAAATTTCTACAACTCAAATCAAAATTTGGTTGGTCTTTATCCAACTTGATCGCTTTTTTGAGATGGAACCTGTTCAGCTACAGGGATCTTTGGAAATGGCTCGATAAACCGTTTGAGACCGTGCCGACGACCCCACCGCCAGTACAGATGGAATTGCCTTTTAAAAGGTTCTGA
- a CDS encoding tyrosine-type recombinase/integrase, protein MKKKQNFNHPKAGSRIAVEPIRSTKDIKAIKKLLADKPRDLCLFTLGINTNLRASDLLRIKVNRVSHLKPGDELDLKEKKTGKARKITINKTVHEAISRLLEFAEPDMEDYLFSSQRGDVLTVPSLSRLVKNWCKMINLKGNYASHTLRKTWGYHQRVSFNVGIPELMVCFNHSTQRQTLDYLCIQPEEIKSVYLNEL, encoded by the coding sequence ATGAAAAAGAAACAGAATTTCAACCACCCTAAAGCAGGATCTCGAATAGCTGTAGAACCCATCAGATCCACCAAGGACATCAAAGCCATTAAAAAGCTGCTGGCAGACAAACCAAGGGATCTGTGTCTTTTTACCCTGGGGATTAACACAAATTTACGGGCATCTGATTTGCTACGGATCAAGGTCAATCGGGTATCCCACCTGAAGCCTGGGGATGAGTTAGACCTGAAGGAGAAAAAGACCGGAAAGGCCAGAAAGATCACCATCAACAAGACTGTCCATGAAGCAATTTCAAGGCTTCTGGAATTTGCAGAACCCGATATGGAGGATTACCTGTTTAGCTCCCAAAGGGGTGATGTTCTGACTGTTCCCAGTTTATCCAGGCTTGTTAAAAATTGGTGCAAGATGATCAACCTGAAGGGGAATTACGCCAGTCATACACTCCGTAAAACCTGGGGATATCATCAGCGGGTTTCGTTCAATGTGGGGATTCCTGAATTGATGGTATGCTTTAACCACAGCACCCAAAGGCAGACATTGGATTATCTGTGTATCCAGCCTGAAGAAATAAAGTCGGTTTATTTGAATGAACTGTGA
- a CDS encoding IS481 family transposase: MLHGSKKIIKHKVGLLNLAEELGNVSQACKIMGLSRDTFYRYKNAVDDNGLDALFDQNRRKPNLKNRVDEATEDAVVEYAIEQPAHGQVRASNELRKRGVFISPSGVRSVWLRHQLECFKKRLIALEKRMADEKMILTETQVQALERKKQDDAAHGEIETFHPGYLGSQDTFYVGTLKGVGRVYQQTFVDTYSKVAFAKLYNTKTPITSADLLNDRVLPFFENNKLPMLRILTDRGTEYCGKAEKHDYQLYLAINDIDHTKTKARHPQTNGICERFHKTILQEFYQVTFRKKIYTDIQMLQSDLDSWLYYYNNERTHQGKMCCGRTPIETLEEGRTICQEKMIA, translated from the coding sequence ATGCTGCATGGTAGCAAAAAAATCATTAAACACAAAGTAGGACTTTTAAATCTGGCAGAAGAACTCGGTAATGTTTCTCAGGCTTGCAAAATTATGGGGCTTTCAAGAGATACGTTTTACCGATATAAAAATGCCGTAGATGATAATGGTCTCGATGCTCTCTTTGATCAAAATCGCAGAAAACCGAACCTTAAAAACAGAGTAGATGAAGCAACGGAAGACGCTGTTGTTGAATATGCTATTGAACAACCCGCACATGGCCAGGTCCGTGCAAGCAATGAGTTGCGAAAACGGGGTGTATTTATCTCACCAAGCGGTGTTAGAAGTGTCTGGCTTCGGCACCAGTTAGAATGCTTTAAAAAACGCCTTATAGCGCTTGAAAAGAGGATGGCCGACGAGAAGATGATTCTGACTGAAACACAGGTCCAGGCACTTGAACGCAAAAAGCAGGATGATGCAGCCCACGGAGAAATTGAGACTTTCCACCCTGGCTACCTCGGATCCCAGGATACGTTTTACGTTGGGACGTTGAAAGGTGTTGGGCGAGTTTACCAGCAGACATTTGTTGATACATATTCCAAGGTCGCTTTTGCTAAACTCTATAACACCAAAACACCTATAACGTCAGCCGATCTGCTCAATGATCGGGTCCTCCCTTTTTTTGAAAACAACAAACTTCCAATGTTGAGAATTTTAACAGACAGAGGAACCGAGTACTGCGGTAAGGCCGAAAAGCATGATTATCAGCTATATTTGGCGATTAACGACATTGATCACACCAAAACCAAGGCACGCCATCCACAGACAAATGGGATCTGTGAGCGATTTCATAAAACGATATTACAGGAATTTTATCAGGTGACTTTTAGAAAAAAGATTTACACCGATATTCAAATGTTGCAAAGTGATCTGGACTCGTGGCTTTACTACTATAACAATGAGCGAACTCATCAAGGTAAAATGTGTTGTGGTAGGACTCCAATCGAGACCCTTGAAGAAGGAAGAACTATTTGTCAGGAAAAAATGATAGCTTAG
- a CDS encoding site-specific integrase translates to MKTGSSPSYLIRNPHSYCFRMKIPLDLQATISRKELRYSLGTGNLSAAKTKARFMAGQVQLLFRDLRNRCFSKMDLSDSQIQSMLAKFMRRTIKSYDKPMPDKRYIDPEKYYQYENDADALEGTLEILPDIKKDYLAKIHGKNFSEAELEADKLLAEEGIAKSDIDKSSPVYGKLCEGIYRAVVKGIDYHQKNLTGDFSDEFDSVLNSCLVLIDRGHEPNPITPSVDISSPTAQIVTLGQLMDEYVAAHKKKWVPGAVEGFGTTRKLLEQFIGSKTPVHTIKRTTTRQFRDTLGCLPLRFKQSKYRDMSASEVRALDLPVTEVISGARVNSHLSYLTSMLNWAIREKDYITANPAMGIKVEEEKKSYDPFSKSDIEVIFSCDAFNKAKYPYQFWLPILGLYTGARREELCNLYEDDIKKDEDIWYIDIRQNRPDKRIKGKAGSPSERKVPLHPFIIELGFIEYVKTCKGGRLWPELNNKNQSQKYGVYFGKRFNDTVLKKTGIKPTKEQQQQGAGNKTYHSFRHTVITHLINLDLNIIKIKDVVGHEKGYGMTTGTYYHGQPIKKIYDEVISQIDYGIDLAHLRNSKWVKTVLA, encoded by the coding sequence ATTTATCTGCTGCCAAGACAAAGGCCAGATTTATGGCTGGACAAGTTCAGCTTTTATTCAGAGATTTACGGAATAGGTGTTTTAGCAAAATGGATTTATCAGATTCACAAATCCAAAGCATGTTGGCAAAATTTATGAGAAGGACAATCAAGTCCTATGATAAACCTATGCCCGATAAAAGATACATTGATCCTGAAAAATATTACCAATATGAAAATGACGCTGATGCCCTTGAAGGCACCTTAGAAATCCTTCCCGATATTAAAAAGGATTATCTGGCTAAAATACATGGTAAAAATTTTTCTGAGGCAGAACTTGAAGCCGATAAATTGTTGGCAGAGGAGGGAATTGCAAAGTCAGATATTGATAAATCCTCACCTGTATATGGCAAACTATGTGAAGGGATTTACAGAGCAGTAGTTAAGGGCATTGATTATCACCAAAAGAATCTAACAGGTGATTTTTCAGACGAGTTTGATTCTGTATTAAATAGTTGTCTTGTGCTAATCGACAGGGGGCATGAACCAAACCCTATAACTCCAAGCGTTGATATCTCATCTCCCACCGCACAGATCGTAACCTTGGGCCAGCTTATGGATGAGTATGTAGCTGCACACAAAAAGAAGTGGGTGCCTGGAGCTGTAGAGGGATTTGGTACTACCAGAAAGCTGCTTGAACAATTTATAGGGAGCAAAACTCCAGTACACACCATAAAACGTACAACCACAAGACAGTTTAGGGATACATTGGGATGTCTACCTTTAAGGTTTAAACAAAGCAAGTACCGAGATATGTCTGCCTCTGAGGTTAGAGCATTGGATCTACCTGTTACAGAGGTAATCAGTGGGGCAAGAGTTAATTCTCATCTGTCATACTTGACAAGCATGCTTAACTGGGCAATCAGAGAAAAGGATTACATAACGGCCAATCCTGCTATGGGCATTAAAGTGGAGGAAGAAAAGAAAAGTTATGACCCATTTTCAAAGTCGGATATTGAGGTAATCTTTAGCTGTGATGCCTTTAACAAGGCTAAATATCCTTATCAATTTTGGCTTCCGATTCTGGGGCTTTATACTGGTGCCAGAAGGGAAGAGCTTTGTAATTTATATGAAGATGACATCAAAAAAGATGAAGATATCTGGTATATTGACATCCGACAGAACCGTCCAGATAAACGAATCAAAGGGAAAGCAGGGAGCCCCAGTGAAAGAAAGGTTCCTCTCCATCCATTCATCATAGAGTTAGGGTTCATTGAGTATGTCAAAACCTGCAAGGGGGGAAGACTGTGGCCTGAATTAAACAATAAGAACCAGAGCCAAAAGTATGGGGTGTATTTTGGTAAACGGTTCAATGATACTGTTCTTAAAAAGACAGGCATCAAGCCCACAAAAGAACAGCAGCAGCAAGGTGCAGGCAACAAGACCTATCATAGTTTCCGACATACAGTAATTACCCATCTGATCAACCTTGACTTGAACATCATTAAAATCAAGGATGTTGTAGGGCATGAAAAGGGCTATGGGATGACGACAGGAACATATTATCATGGTCAACCGATCAAAAAGATATATGATGAGGTCATAAGCCAAATTGATTATGGCATTGATCTGGCCCACCTGAGAAATAGCAAGTGGGTGAAAACTGTTTTAGCCTGA